Below is a window of Fulvitalea axinellae DNA.
GTCTGGATGTTCGGGCACTTCGCCTCCCGTAAATTTCATGGAAGCGACTCTTTCTGGCACACCGCCGGTTTTCATTTTTTCGCTGACGTTGTTTGGCCATTGGCCTTTGTTTGGCCTTACGCTTTTTACGAATGTGTACGGCCCCGTAACCTTGTCGCTAGTGGCTACGCCGCTTCTGGCTGTGGCGTAGCCTTGTCCCGGCCATTCGAGGTGAAACCACATTACGAATTTCTTTGTCTTGGCGTTATAAATCACCTTCGGGCGTTCGAGGATACAGCCTTTGGCTATGTCATGGTCGGGATCGCCGGTTACTACGGGCAAAGCAATACCCTCATCTTTCCAATCATAGAGGTTTTTGGAAGAGTAACAATGCACGCCCACCTGCGCCAAGTTGCCCGCTTCGCCTTCGATTTTATGTTCTCCAAACCAATAATAAGAACCTTCGTGAAAAAGGATTCCACCGCCGTGGGCGTTGATGTGTTTTCCGTTATTGTCAGGCCAAAGTTGGCCCGGCTTAAAACTTTTCGGCTCCTTGGGTTCGCTACACGACAAGAGTATGGCTGTGGGCAGAGCGAAAAGCAACGCTAATTTTAAAATAGTGCGCATAAAAGTACAGTTAAAGAAAATGACAAACATGGTCAAAAAACATCCTGAGTATCGATTCCCTACATTCGTGTATGAACCTTAAAAAAACAGGAAGTAGAGACCATCTTTTATATAAGTAGACAAAAAAACGGTGTTAACCCTAATGCCCAAGTAGTCATAAATTCTGAAAAAACTTAAAAATCGCCATAGATAACTAAAAAAACGGTCTCGGAAGATTACGATTTTTCTGTATATCGCTTTTGCCAAGACCGTTTTTGAAGGTGTATAACCTGAGTTGCTTAGTCCGTGAAGTAGACTTTGCCTAAATCCACGACCTTCATATTCCTGAATTTGAATACGCCGGTATCTCTCGGATGTTTTATGCTTACCATTGTCATCTGGCCCCAACTGCTGTCACCTTCTATAAAGATGTCGGCTTTCAAGTCCACGAGGAAATTGTCCCGTTCCTGATATTTCTCCGAAAGATATGTTTGCATTGCCTGTTTTATGGTCTCCCCGTCGCTTACCAAATAGGCGATTCTTGGTTGAAAATTATGGTTAGGCCTAGTGCGGTCTTCGTCGGTGACTGGCGGTAGAAGCATCAAGCTTCTGTCCACTCTTCTCAGAAACAGCATCCATTCGTTTTGCCAACCGTTTCCCCGGTCTACTTTGTATTTGGCCAAAGCGCCACCCGTAAACGGCACGGCGACCGTATTGGTTTCTATATCAACCGTAGCGTCGGCCAGGTACTTGATGTCCTTGTTCTGCCCGATAGAGATCGCAACATCGTCCCTCTCCGCTTTCTTCTTTCCACTGTTGCAGGATGCCAATACACCTATCGCGAACATTCCCGCCAAAACCAAAACCCGGATTCTCATATCTCTTCGTCTTATCCTTAGCACATGACCCGTTGTCGCCGATTTGCCGCCGACACGTACTTAGAACTACATTGTCCTTACGTTGTTTGACACGCATCCGTATCGAGGCTTGTCCCGGAAGCGTGAGGAACTTAAATTCGGTCAATGACTGAAAAACGAAAAGACGACAATGCGCTTTATTTTGTGGCGCTGATCCCGGGGACACCGGTTAGGGAGGAAGTTTGGGCGTTGAAAGAAGAAATCGCGGAACGTTACCAATCCAAAGGGGCGTTGCGATCGCCCGCTCATATTACGCTTCATATGCCTTTTAAATGGAGGGAGAAAAAATTGGAAACATTAACGAAAACCTTGGGTGATGTGGCGGGGCGTACCCGGAATTTTTCTATTCAACTCACCGGTTTTGACTTTTTCGAGCCAAGAGTGATTTTTGTCAATGTAGAAAAAAACGAAGCTTTAAACGAGCTACAATACGATGTAGCCAAGGCCATGCGGACTAACCTTAATTTATTGAATGCGGACTATAAACAGCGAGGTTTTCATCCGCACATGACTATTGGTTTTCGGGATCTGAAAAAGGCGAAATTTCACGAGGCCAAGCCCGCATACCAAGGCCGGGAATATGAACGAGTTTTTGAGGCTGACAAGCTGTGTTTGCTCAAGCATAATGGCGAGCGTTGGGAGGAGTTTGCCGAATTCCCGTTCAGAAAGTGAATTGGCCGGAGGCTTGGTCCTTATCTAGTTTTAGGCTCTTGCGTTGGCCCTCGTAGGTGTAGTGGACAATGTTTTGCTGGTCTGAGAAGAGTTCCATAAGTACTTTGTTCGTCACTTCCAGGTCTTTTGGTTTTCTTACTTTCTGGCTTTGCATATAAATCCACAGGGCGTCGCCTTCCACTTCTGCGCCTACATACTCCAAGTCCAGCATTTTGCTTTTAGCTTTTAGCGAAAGGTGAGCTGAGATATACCTGCCTATATTTTCGCCCTCGCTTTCAAAGTTGTTAAGTAAATCAGGCTTTTTCTCCCGGTTTTTGGATATAGCGTCTTCTAGATCGTCGATAAATACCCGAGTGGAGATCTCGATACGTCCGCTTTCCCGGTTCCATGACAAGTCTGTGACGGAAACATGAAATGCGTGAGAGAATATCAAAAAAATGCAATGTGTCAGTGCTAAGGCCATGGCTAGGATGAAAGTGTAATTTTGTGTATATTTTCAGAAAATAGCTACTGGACCTTACATGTGGGCATTAATGCTTGGTCCTTCCCAAAGGTGGAATGTTTTTTCTTACTCGCAAATAAAACGGAACAATGTCGGAATTCGAAATTTTCTTTAAACTGGGCATTGAGCATATTCTTGATTTAAATGGATATGACCATCTACTTTTTATCGTCGCTTTGTGTACTGTGTACGCCTTGAAAGATTGGAAAAAAATGTTTGCCTTGGCAACGGCTTTTACGCTGGGGCACTCGATTACTTTGGCTTTGGCCACTTTCGAGCTTGTGAGCTTCCCGTCTGATATCATCGAATTCTTGATTCCCGTTACCATTATCATCACCGCGGTGGTGAATCTCTTTAGAAAAGAGTCCAGTCCTGGGCCGTATCCGTACTCAAGAGCAAATAACGGAATCGGTGTTTCTTACTTCTTCGCTACTTTTTTCGGTTTGGTCCACGGGTTGGGATTTTCGAACTATCTGCGAAGCATGTTGGGGAAATCGTCGAGCATAACTTCTGAGCTTATAGCCTTTAACTTAGGTATCGAAGTTGCGCAACTTGTGATTGTTCTCGTATTTCTGCTCGTTTCTTACATCCTGGTTTCTTTGGGTGGAATTAAGCGTAGGGAATGGAATGTTGGCGTCTCTTCAGGTGTAATAGCGCTGGCCGTTTCCTTGGCCGTAGCCGCAAAATTCTGGTAACTCATCCCGGATTCCGACCATTTGACAAGATAATACCGGTTAGCCGCATCTTTTTACTTGTGAAAGACTTCCGTCTTTCGCATATTTCAAGAACGCACAATAATCAAGTATTTAGTCAAACAGCAAGGACGAAAGATGAAAAATCACTTACTGACGCTGATGGCCGTTTTGATGGCCGTCATCTGCCAGGCTCAGG
It encodes the following:
- a CDS encoding glycoside hydrolase family 43 protein, with translation MRTILKLALLFALPTAILLSCSEPKEPKSFKPGQLWPDNNGKHINAHGGGILFHEGSYYWFGEHKIEGEAGNLAQVGVHCYSSKNLYDWKDEGIALPVVTGDPDHDIAKGCILERPKVIYNAKTKKFVMWFHLEWPGQGYATARSGVATSDKVTGPYTFVKSVRPNKGQWPNNVSEKMKTGGVPERVASMKFTGGEVPEHPDSLNLLARDFEVGQMARDMNLFVDDDGKGYHIYSSEENSTLHISLLTDDFLDYEGAYVREFPGRFMEAPALFKRKGKYYLIASGCTGWRPNAARSAVADNILGPWRELKNPCVGEGSDLTFKSQSTYVLPVNGKEDAFVYLGDRWTPENAIDGRYIWLPLTFEGEQPVLKWADSWDLNFFDKK
- a CDS encoding 2'-5' RNA ligase family protein: MTEKRKDDNALYFVALIPGTPVREEVWALKEEIAERYQSKGALRSPAHITLHMPFKWREKKLETLTKTLGDVAGRTRNFSIQLTGFDFFEPRVIFVNVEKNEALNELQYDVAKAMRTNLNLLNADYKQRGFHPHMTIGFRDLKKAKFHEAKPAYQGREYERVFEADKLCLLKHNGERWEEFAEFPFRK
- a CDS encoding DUF6702 family protein, producing MALALTHCIFLIFSHAFHVSVTDLSWNRESGRIEISTRVFIDDLEDAISKNREKKPDLLNNFESEGENIGRYISAHLSLKAKSKMLDLEYVGAEVEGDALWIYMQSQKVRKPKDLEVTNKVLMELFSDQQNIVHYTYEGQRKSLKLDKDQASGQFTF
- a CDS encoding HupE/UreJ family protein, with the protein product MSEFEIFFKLGIEHILDLNGYDHLLFIVALCTVYALKDWKKMFALATAFTLGHSITLALATFELVSFPSDIIEFLIPVTIIITAVVNLFRKESSPGPYPYSRANNGIGVSYFFATFFGLVHGLGFSNYLRSMLGKSSSITSELIAFNLGIEVAQLVIVLVFLLVSYILVSLGGIKRREWNVGVSSGVIALAVSLAVAAKFW